Proteins from a genomic interval of Streptomyces sp. NBC_01445:
- a CDS encoding 3-hydroxybutyryl-CoA dehydrogenase → MREFGRVGVVGCGLMGSGIAEVCARAGLDVLVAERGEEALAAGRSRIVTSLDRGLRSGKLSADEREAALARLEFTTDLDEFADRDLVVEAVAEQPDVKTAVFKELDRVLGGGDAIIASNTSSIPIIDLAAVTSRPQQVVGVHFFNPVPVQRLVEVIPTQLTAQSVTDAVTDFAERRLGKTVVHAQDRAGFVVNALLIPYLVSAVRMLESGAASAEDIDNGMVLGCAHPMGPLRLLDLIGLDTAQSIAESMYDEFKEPLYAPPPLLRRMVAAGALGRKSGRGFYAYDS, encoded by the coding sequence ATGCGTGAGTTCGGCAGAGTGGGCGTGGTGGGCTGCGGCCTGATGGGATCGGGCATCGCGGAGGTCTGCGCCCGCGCCGGTCTCGACGTCCTGGTCGCCGAGCGCGGCGAAGAGGCGCTTGCGGCGGGCCGGTCCCGTATCGTCACGTCCCTCGACCGCGGCCTGCGCAGCGGCAAGTTGAGCGCGGACGAGCGCGAAGCCGCCCTCGCCAGGCTGGAGTTCACCACCGACCTCGACGAGTTCGCCGACCGTGACCTGGTCGTCGAGGCCGTCGCCGAGCAGCCCGACGTGAAGACCGCCGTGTTCAAGGAGCTCGACCGGGTGCTCGGGGGCGGGGACGCGATCATCGCCTCCAACACCTCCTCCATCCCGATCATCGACCTCGCCGCGGTCACCTCGCGCCCCCAGCAGGTCGTCGGCGTCCACTTCTTCAACCCCGTCCCCGTACAGCGTCTCGTCGAGGTCATCCCGACGCAGCTCACCGCGCAGAGCGTCACCGACGCGGTGACGGACTTCGCTGAGCGGCGGCTCGGCAAGACCGTCGTCCACGCCCAGGACCGGGCGGGCTTCGTCGTCAACGCCCTGCTGATCCCGTACCTCGTCTCCGCCGTCAGGATGCTGGAGTCGGGGGCCGCGTCCGCCGAGGACATCGACAACGGCATGGTGCTCGGCTGCGCGCATCCCATGGGCCCGCTGCGCCTCCTCGACCTCATCGGCCTCGACACGGCGCAGTCCATCGCGGAGTCGATGTACGACGAGTTCAAGGAGCCGCTGTACGCGCCCCCGCC
- a CDS encoding Zn-ribbon domain-containing OB-fold protein, producing the protein MSHAAPTGPDGTGLTIQRCRWCGTASFRRLLCPVCASSDLQAEHSDGLGVVVQSSVVNRYTGTARNESLVRFPEGFVFRCRVVGAAPNLVWIGARVRPVAGSDPDAGEVVFELCDTGGRTDWQ; encoded by the coding sequence GTGTCCCACGCCGCGCCGACCGGCCCCGACGGGACCGGCCTGACGATCCAGCGCTGCCGATGGTGCGGCACCGCCTCGTTCCGGCGGCTGCTGTGTCCGGTGTGCGCGTCGAGCGATCTGCAGGCCGAACACAGCGACGGTCTTGGCGTCGTCGTGCAGTCCAGCGTCGTGAACCGGTACACGGGGACGGCGCGAAACGAGTCCCTCGTCCGCTTCCCCGAAGGCTTCGTGTTCCGGTGCCGCGTCGTCGGCGCGGCACCGAACCTGGTGTGGATCGGCGCCCGGGTGCGACCCGTGGCCGGCAGCGACCCCGACGCCGGGGAAGTGGTCTTCGAGCTGTGCGACACGGGTGGACGCACCGACTGGCAGTGA
- a CDS encoding TetR family transcriptional regulator, producing the protein MREVLAEAAFQLFLDRGFEQTTVDDIVARAGVGRRSFFRYFPSKEDAVFPDHERCLADMTAFLEEADGSDPVGTVSDAARLVLRMYAANPEFSVQRYRLTREVPGLRTYELSVVRRYERTLAGYLRERFEGERDGALRAEVIAASVVAAHNNGLRTWLRSGGEGDPYAAVDHALGMVRGVWSGADRSAALPAAEDEVVVMVAPKGAPMWQVVQRIESALGQG; encoded by the coding sequence ATGCGCGAGGTGCTCGCCGAGGCGGCGTTCCAGCTCTTCCTCGACCGGGGTTTCGAGCAGACCACGGTCGACGACATCGTCGCCCGTGCGGGTGTCGGGCGCAGGTCGTTCTTCCGGTACTTCCCGTCCAAGGAGGACGCGGTCTTCCCGGATCACGAGCGCTGCCTCGCCGACATGACGGCGTTCCTCGAAGAGGCCGACGGCAGCGACCCGGTGGGCACCGTCTCCGACGCGGCGCGTCTCGTGCTGCGCATGTACGCGGCCAACCCCGAGTTCTCCGTGCAGCGTTATCGCCTCACGCGTGAGGTGCCGGGGCTGCGGACGTACGAGCTGTCGGTGGTACGGCGCTACGAGCGCACCCTGGCGGGCTATCTGCGGGAGCGTTTCGAGGGGGAGCGGGACGGCGCGCTGCGGGCCGAGGTGATCGCGGCGTCCGTCGTCGCCGCCCACAACAACGGGCTCCGAACCTGGCTCCGTTCGGGTGGTGAGGGAGACCCGTACGCGGCCGTGGACCACGCTCTGGGGATGGTGCGCGGTGTGTGGAGTGGCGCGGACCGGAGTGCGGCCCTGCCCGCCGCCGAGGACGAAGTCGTCGTGATGGTGGCCCCGAAGGGTGCCCCGATGTGGCAGGTCGTGCAGCGGATCGAATCGGCCTTGGGGCAGGGCTGA
- a CDS encoding cold-shock protein → MATGTVKWFNSEKGFGFIEQEGGGPDVFAHYSNIATQGFRELQEGQKVNFDVTQGQKGPQAENIVPA, encoded by the coding sequence ATGGCTACTGGCACCGTGAAGTGGTTCAACTCGGAAAAGGGCTTCGGCTTCATCGAGCAGGAGGGTGGCGGCCCCGACGTCTTCGCCCACTACTCGAACATCGCCACCCAGGGCTTCCGTGAGCTTCAGGAAGGCCAGAAGGTGAACTTCGATGTCACGCAGGGCCAGAAGGGCCCGCAGGCGGAGAACATCGTTCCCGCCTGA
- a CDS encoding DEAD/DEAH box helicase, with translation MNRSARTNDRYSNPRRGSAGGDRGARFRPQGQGQGRTGGKSSGGYGRRSAAPQGEFALPVTVTPALPAVETFGELDLPAEILKTLTGLGVTVPFPIQAATLPNSIAGRDVLGRGRTGSGKTLAFGLALLARLAGQRADAKQPFGLILVPTRELAQQVTEALTPYARSLKLRMATVVGGMSIGRQASALRGGAEVVVATPGRLKDLIERKDCRLDRVKITVLDEADQMADMGFMPQVTELLDLVHPEGQRMLFSATLDRNVDLLVRRYLHDPVVHSVDPSAGAVTTMEHHELHVHGADKFAAATEIAARDGRVIMFLDTKHAVDQFTKHLLGSGVRAAALHGGKSQPQRTRTLAQFKAGTVTALVATNVAARGIHVDNLDLVVNVDPPSDHKDYLHRGGRTARAGESGSVVTLVLPNQRRDMSRLMRDAGIRPQITQVRSGEAELSRITGAQAPSGVPIAGPAPATERPKRGGAPFRGMGSRPGRAGGDSRRTSEARQLADARKAARVRRAG, from the coding sequence ATGAACCGTTCAGCTCGCACGAACGACCGTTACTCCAACCCTCGCCGGGGCTCCGCCGGCGGTGACCGGGGCGCCCGTTTTCGACCCCAGGGCCAGGGCCAGGGACGCACCGGAGGCAAGAGCTCCGGTGGCTACGGGCGCAGGTCCGCCGCGCCGCAGGGTGAGTTCGCCCTGCCTGTCACCGTCACGCCCGCCCTCCCCGCCGTGGAGACCTTCGGAGAGCTCGACCTGCCGGCCGAGATCCTCAAGACGCTCACCGGCCTCGGCGTGACCGTGCCGTTCCCGATCCAGGCGGCCACACTGCCGAACTCGATCGCGGGCCGGGACGTCCTGGGCCGCGGCCGCACCGGCTCCGGCAAGACCCTCGCCTTCGGGCTCGCGCTCCTCGCGCGCCTCGCGGGCCAGCGCGCCGACGCCAAGCAGCCCTTCGGCCTCATCCTCGTCCCCACGCGGGAGCTCGCCCAGCAGGTCACCGAGGCGCTCACCCCGTACGCCCGGTCGCTGAAGCTGCGGATGGCCACCGTCGTCGGCGGCATGTCCATCGGCCGTCAGGCCAGTGCGCTGCGCGGTGGCGCCGAGGTCGTCGTCGCGACGCCCGGACGCCTCAAGGACCTCATCGAGCGCAAGGACTGCCGCCTGGACCGGGTGAAGATCACCGTCCTGGACGAGGCCGACCAGATGGCCGACATGGGCTTCATGCCGCAGGTCACCGAGCTGCTCGACCTGGTGCACCCCGAGGGCCAGCGGATGCTGTTCTCGGCCACCCTCGACCGCAACGTCGACCTGCTGGTGCGCCGCTACCTGCACGACCCGGTCGTCCACTCCGTCGACCCGTCGGCGGGCGCCGTCACCACGATGGAACACCACGAACTGCATGTGCACGGCGCCGACAAGTTCGCCGCCGCCACCGAGATCGCGGCCCGCGACGGGCGGGTCATCATGTTCCTCGACACCAAGCACGCCGTCGACCAGTTCACCAAGCACCTGCTCGGCAGCGGCGTGCGGGCCGCCGCCCTGCACGGCGGGAAGTCCCAGCCGCAGCGCACCCGCACCCTGGCCCAGTTCAAGGCCGGTACGGTCACGGCGCTCGTCGCCACGAACGTCGCGGCGCGCGGCATCCACGTCGACAACCTCGACCTCGTGGTCAACGTCGACCCGCCGAGCGACCACAAGGACTACCTGCACCGCGGCGGCCGTACGGCCCGTGCCGGTGAGTCCGGCAGCGTCGTCACCCTCGTCCTGCCCAACCAGCGCCGCGACATGAGCCGGCTGATGCGCGACGCCGGTATCCGGCCGCAGATCACCCAAGTCCGGTCCGGCGAGGCCGAGTTGAGCCGTATCACCGGTGCTCAGGCGCCCTCCGGCGTCCCGATCGCCGGCCCCGCGCCGGCCACGGAGCGGCCCAAGCGCGGCGGTGCCCCGTTCCGCGGCATGGGCTCGCGCCCGGGCCGCGCCGGTGGTGACTCGCGCCGCACCTCCGAGGCCCGCCAGCTCGCCGATGCCCGCAAGGCCGCGCGGGTCCGCCGCGCCGGCTGA
- a CDS encoding electron transfer flavoprotein subunit beta/FixA family protein encodes MSLRIVVTVKYVPDATGDRHFADDLTVDRDDVDGLLSELDEYAVEQALQIADEADEAEITVLTVGPEDAKDALRKALSMGADKAIHVEDDDLHGTDIVGTSLVLAKAIEKAGFDLVVSGMASTDGTAGVVPALLAERLGVPQVTLLSQVSVEDGVVKGRRDGDTASEQVEASLPAVVSVTDQSGEARYPSFKGIMAAKKKPVTSWDLSDLDIEAEEVGLEGAWTTVDSAAERPARSAGTIVKDEGEGGKQLAEFLAGQKFI; translated from the coding sequence GTGAGCTTGAGGATCGTTGTCACCGTGAAGTATGTGCCGGATGCGACGGGGGACCGGCATTTCGCTGATGACCTGACGGTGGACCGTGATGATGTGGACGGGCTGCTGTCGGAGCTGGACGAGTACGCGGTCGAGCAGGCGTTGCAGATCGCGGACGAGGCGGACGAGGCGGAGATCACCGTGTTGACGGTGGGTCCGGAGGACGCGAAGGACGCGTTGCGCAAGGCGTTGTCGATGGGCGCGGACAAGGCGATCCATGTCGAGGACGACGATCTGCACGGCACGGACATCGTGGGCACGTCGCTGGTGCTGGCGAAGGCGATCGAGAAGGCCGGCTTCGATCTGGTGGTCTCGGGTATGGCGTCCACGGACGGCACGGCGGGTGTGGTGCCGGCGCTGCTGGCGGAGCGTCTGGGTGTGCCGCAGGTGACGCTGTTGTCGCAGGTGTCGGTCGAGGACGGTGTGGTCAAGGGGCGCCGTGACGGCGACACCGCCTCGGAGCAGGTGGAGGCGTCCCTGCCGGCGGTGGTGTCGGTGACCGACCAGTCGGGCGAGGCGCGTTACCCCTCGTTCAAGGGGATCATGGCGGCGAAGAAGAAGCCGGTCACCTCCTGGGACCTGTCGGATCTGGACATCGAGGCCGAGGAAGTGGGCCTGGAGGGTGCCTGGACGACGGTCGATTCCGCGGCTGAGCGTCCGGCGCGCAGTGCGGGCACGATCGTCAAGGACGAGGGCGAGGGCGGCAAGCAGCTCGCCGAGTTCCTCGCGGGCCAGAAGTTCATCTGA
- a CDS encoding alkene reductase, giving the protein MTTSRLFETARLGTLTLPNRLVMAPMTRNRATADGVPQPVMATYYAQRATAGLIIAEASTPNAVGQTYANITAIHNEAHVEGWRHVTDEVRAAGGRMFLQLQHGGRIGHPDNSGGLTPVAPSPVPLPDTIHTPTGHQPAVVPKEMTPDDIRSTVADFAEAARKAVAAGFEGVEVHGANGYLLHQFLGQGTNHRTDAYGGTVEGRIRFVVEVVRAVADAIGPERVGLRISPGLTVNGMDEGDTDDIYPALVDALSDLDLAYLHIVFADPDNPLFQDLRKRWTGTLIANPVLPRERIPADGGRHEGECLLAAGADLVALGRPFLANPDLVERLRVGATLNQVRDRYLMYVGGETGYTDYPFLSDSRR; this is encoded by the coding sequence ATGACGACGTCCCGCCTCTTCGAAACCGCTCGCCTCGGCACGCTGACCCTGCCCAACCGCCTCGTGATGGCGCCCATGACCCGTAACCGCGCCACAGCGGACGGCGTCCCGCAGCCCGTCATGGCCACCTACTACGCGCAGCGCGCCACCGCGGGCCTGATCATCGCCGAGGCGTCCACGCCCAACGCCGTCGGACAGACCTACGCCAACATCACGGCCATCCACAACGAGGCCCACGTCGAGGGCTGGCGGCACGTGACCGACGAGGTCCGCGCCGCCGGCGGCCGGATGTTCCTCCAGCTCCAGCACGGCGGCCGGATCGGGCACCCCGACAACAGCGGCGGTCTGACACCGGTCGCCCCCTCACCCGTCCCGCTCCCCGACACCATCCACACCCCGACCGGCCACCAGCCCGCCGTTGTACCGAAGGAGATGACGCCCGACGACATCCGCTCCACCGTCGCCGACTTCGCCGAAGCCGCCCGCAAGGCCGTGGCGGCGGGCTTCGAAGGAGTGGAGGTGCACGGCGCCAACGGCTACCTCCTCCACCAGTTCCTCGGCCAGGGCACCAACCACCGCACCGACGCCTACGGAGGAACCGTCGAGGGCCGCATCCGGTTCGTGGTCGAGGTGGTCCGCGCCGTGGCCGACGCGATCGGCCCCGAGCGGGTGGGCCTGCGGATCTCCCCGGGACTCACCGTCAACGGCATGGACGAGGGAGACACCGACGACATCTACCCGGCACTCGTCGACGCCCTCTCGGACCTGGACCTCGCCTATCTGCACATCGTCTTCGCCGACCCGGACAACCCGCTCTTCCAGGACCTCCGCAAGCGCTGGACCGGCACGCTGATCGCCAACCCCGTGCTGCCTCGGGAGCGGATTCCCGCCGACGGCGGCAGACACGAGGGCGAGTGCCTCCTGGCCGCCGGCGCCGACCTTGTGGCACTCGGCCGCCCGTTCCTGGCCAACCCGGACCTCGTCGAGCGGCTGCGCGTGGGCGCAACGCTCAACCAGGTCCGCGACAGGTACCTGATGTACGTAGGAGGGGAGACGGGCTACACGGACTATCCGTTCCTGTCCGACAGCCGCCGATGA
- a CDS encoding electron transfer flavoprotein subunit alpha/FixB family protein — MAEVLVYVDHVDGAVRKPTLELLTLARRLGEPVALAIGAGAADTAATLAEHGAVKVLTHDASEYADYLVVPKVDALQAAYNAVSPAAVLVPSSAEGKEIAARLAVRIGSGVITDATDLTAGDSGPVATQSAFAASFTTTTRVAKGTPVITVKPNSAPVESAPAAGAVETLDVSFSDQARGTKVTARTARESTGRPDLTEAAIVVSGGRGVNGAENFAIIEALADSLGAAVGASRAAVDAGWYPHSNQVGQTGKSVSPQLYIANGISGAIQHRAGMQTSKTIVAVNKDAEAPIFDLVDYGVVGDLFDVVPQLTENVTTRKG; from the coding sequence ATGGCTGAAGTTCTGGTCTACGTCGATCACGTGGACGGTGCCGTCCGCAAGCCCACCCTTGAACTGCTGACCCTGGCCCGCCGTCTGGGCGAGCCCGTCGCGCTGGCGATCGGTGCCGGCGCCGCCGACACCGCCGCGACCCTCGCCGAACACGGCGCCGTGAAGGTGCTCACGCACGACGCGTCCGAGTACGCCGACTATCTGGTCGTGCCGAAGGTGGATGCGCTGCAGGCCGCCTACAACGCGGTGTCCCCGGCCGCCGTGCTGGTGCCGTCCTCGGCGGAGGGCAAGGAGATCGCGGCGCGTCTGGCGGTACGGATCGGGTCGGGTGTCATCACCGACGCCACCGACCTGACGGCCGGTGACTCGGGTCCGGTCGCCACCCAGTCGGCGTTCGCCGCCTCCTTCACCACCACCACCCGGGTGGCCAAGGGCACCCCGGTCATCACCGTCAAGCCCAACAGTGCCCCGGTCGAGTCCGCCCCGGCCGCCGGTGCGGTCGAGACGCTGGACGTGTCGTTCTCCGACCAGGCCAGGGGCACGAAGGTCACCGCGCGCACGGCGCGTGAGTCGACCGGGCGTCCCGACCTGACCGAGGCCGCGATCGTGGTCTCCGGCGGACGTGGCGTCAACGGCGCCGAGAACTTCGCGATCATCGAGGCCCTCGCCGACTCCCTCGGCGCGGCGGTCGGCGCTTCCCGCGCCGCGGTCGACGCGGGCTGGTACCCGCACTCCAACCAGGTCGGCCAGACCGGCAAGAGTGTCTCCCCGCAGCTCTACATCGCCAACGGGATCTCCGGCGCGATCCAGCACCGGGCCGGCATGCAGACCTCGAAGACCATCGTCGCGGTCAACAAGGACGCCGAAGCCCCGATCTTCGACCTCGTCGACTACGGCGTCGTCGGCGACCTCTTCGACGTCGTCCCCCAACTCACCGAGAACGTCACCACCCGCAAGGGCTGA